The window ATACAGTCCCCCGCTTTTTTAAAGCGATACCGGCTCCGCTAATTGCCATTATCATCTTAACAGCGATTACATTTATTTTTGGAATAGAATTGAAAACAATCGGCGATTTAGGTACCATTACGCAAAGTTTACCAAGTTTCTTCCTACCAGATGTACCGTTTAATATAGAGACGCTTCAAATAATCTTACCTTATTCTCTAGCTCTAGCAGTCGTAGGTCTTTTAGAATCGTTATTAACCTCTCAAATTGTGGATGATATGACGGATACTAAATCGGACAAAAATCGGGAAGCTCGAGGACAAGGTATTGCCAATTTTATCACTGGATTTTTTGGTGGAATGGCTGGCTGTGCGATGATTGGTCAATCCATGATTAATGTTAAATCTGGTGGGCGTGGGCGTCTCTCAACTTTAGTCGCGGGTCTGTTCTTAATATTTTTAATCATTGTTCTGGGAGATTTAGTTGTAGATATTCCGATGCCTGTGTTAGTTGGTATTATGGTTATGGTATGTATTGGAACATTTGATTGGGGTTCGTTTAAATACGTGGTGACGGCACCTAGGACAGATGCTATTGTCATGCTTGTTACCGTTGCAATTGTTGTGTATACAGATAATTTAGCGATTGGTGTTGTAGTTGGAGTTATTTTAAGTGCACTGTTCTTCGTTGCTTCCATTTCAAAGGTTAAAATAACTGAACAAGATGGGACATATATTATTGAAGGTCCTCTCTTCTTTGCTTCTACTCAGCATTTCGTCCAAACAATCGAACAAGCAACTGCTGATCATATTACAATAGATTTATCTAGTAGCCATTTATGGGATGAATCCTCTGTTGGAGCTATCGTCAAAGTAGTTACGAAGTTAGAAGTACAAGGCAAAAAAATTACTGTAAAAGGTTTAAATCCTGCAAGTGAAACACTTTATCAAAAGTTATTAGGTATATCTACTTCACATTAAGGAGGAAATGCCATGTATCAACATATTCTTTTGGCAGCTGATGGCTCAGAAAACTCTGTTCGTGCTGCATTAAATTAGCAAAAAACTCAATAAATTCTATTTTAGAGTTAGTGATGGTTGTGGATATTGAGAAATCTAAACAAGATGTTCTTCATTCCAGGTCCTCTGAATCCTTATTAATTGAACGTAGACGTAAAATTGCTAACCTTGAGCAATTATTAATTGACGAACATTTAAATTATAAGATAACTATATTAAAAGGGGCACCAGGACCAGAAATTGTTCGCTATGCAAATGAACAGAAAGTAGACATACTTGTAATCGGAAAGCAGAGGATTGAATGGATTACAAGAAATGGTACTAGGAAGTGTTAGTCATACAGTGATGAAACGTGTGCATTGTCCCGCATTAATAGTTAAATAATTTTTCGTTTTTATGTTTTTTGAAAAATACCTTGTATACTTTAATGATAAATAGTTCATATTAAGTTTTGTAAGTCTTCTTCTATTCCAGAGTAGCTCAGTGGTAGAGCAATCGGCTGTTAACCGGTTGGTCGTAGGTTCGAGTCCTACCTCCGGAGTAAATAACTAAAAAAGAATGGTTGGTCGTGATATGTTTCACGATCAATCATTCTTTTTTAGTCATAAGAAAAACCGTTGATTTCCCCTACAGCGGATGCTTTTCGCTCAGTCGATGTAGCGCTCTGCGCCTTTGTTCTCGCATGGACCTCTCTAAGAATTATTAAGTATTGCCCTCCCTTTATACTTCCCTCCTACTCACCTCAAGTAAATTAAAAAGTTCCTTATAAAAATAGAATAAAAGGCAATACTTAGTATAGCTATTTTGAATGGGAGGATAACTATGAGCACTGAAAACAATAAAGTATCGATTTTCGCATTAGGTGGAATAAATGAAATTGGGAAAAACATGTATGTCATACAAACGGATGACGATATTGTTGTAATTGATTGTGGGTCTAAATTTCCAGATGAAACTTTACTAGGAATAGATTTAATCATTCAGGACATTTCCTATTTATTGGAGAACGAGGATAAAGTAAGGGCTTTAATCATTACACATGGGCATGAAGATCATATTGGGGGTATTCCCTATTTCCTTAAACAACTTAATATCCCGATATATGCAACCAACTTAACGTTAGGTTTAATTGAAATCAAATTAAAGGAGCATGGATTATTAAGAAATACACAACTATTTTTAATAGACTCGGACTCCAAGCTAAGACTTGGAACAATAAAAACGTCCTTCTTCCGTGTAAGCCATAGTATCCCAGATTGTTTAGGAATTGCTTTTCATACCTCTCAAGGAACAATTGTACATACAGGAGATTTTAAATTTGATATGACACCTGTAGATGAACAGAATCCTGACATTCATAAGATGGCAGAGCTCGGCCAAAATGGCGTATTATTGCTCCTTTCAGAAAGTACTAATGCAGAAAGACCAGGCTTTACTCCATCCGAACGTAAAATTGCTGAGCATGTAGAAGAAGCGTTTAGAAAAGCACCTAGAAAGATTTTCATCTCCACGTTTGCTTCTAATGTACATCGGGTACAAACAATAGTGAATGCAGCTATCAAGACAAATCGGAAACTTGCTTTATTGGGTAGAAGTATGGTCAATGTAGTGTCCGTAGCTATGGATCGAGGATATTTAAATATTCCCGAAGGAATGCTTGTTGATCAAAATGAAATAAATACAATGAATCCTGAAAACATTGTGATATTATGCACGGGAAGTCAAGGAGAACCGATGGCAGCCTTGTCTCGTTTGGCAAGTTCAAGCTACCGTCAAGTTGAGGTACTTCCCGAGGATACAGTGATTTTCGCTGCTGGGCCAATCCCTGGCAATGAAAAGAGCATAACCAGAATTATTGACAATTTATATACGTTAGGTGCCCACGTTATTTATGGTTCCGGTAATGTCACAGGTATGCATGTTTCTGGTCATGCCTGTCAAGAAGAGCTAAAACTTATGCTCACATTGATGAAACCAAAATACTTCATCCCTATCCATGGTGAATATCGGATGCTACATCATCACCAACTTTTAGCAGAATCAGTTGGCGTAGAACGCAAAAATATATTTATCATTCAAAATGGAGATGTAGTAGACCTTGTAAATGAAAAGGCTGTCCAAACAAGAAGCGTTGAAGCTGGAAATGTGTTTGTTGATGGATTTGGTATTGGAGACGTTGGAGAAATTATATTACGTGACAGAAAATTGCTTTCAGAAGATGGGATGTTAGTTATTGTTACTACATTAAGTAAAGCCAATGGCAAAATTATTTCAGGCCCTGATACTATCTCACGTGGATTTGTATATGGACCTGAATCTGAGGGACTTATACATGAAGTCAATCAAAATGTTCGGTCCACCGTGTCAAAAACAAGAGATACAAATAGAAACCAACGAGTTTTGAAGCAAAACATTAAAAAGTCCCTAGAAAAGCTTTTGTATAGTCGCACGAAACGAAAACCTATGATACTTCCTATAATTATTGAAGTGTAAGTAAAGGAGGTAAAGCAGTGGCAGACACAGAAGAAAACTTAGTTAAACAAGGTTATAAACAATATCATGGGGATGAAATAGACATATACTTTCATCCAACAAAATGCACCCATGCTGCAAACTGTATTAAATACCTCCCTTCTGTTTTTAACGTAAACAAAAAGCCCTGGATTTATCCAAATGGTGCACTTAGAGAAGATGGCAAAAGGGTTGTTCATAATTGCCCCAGTGATGCACTAAAATTTATAGATAAAAGAACCGTTCATTAGAGGGATTCTCTAGTGAACGGTTTTTTATCTATAAAGTATATGGAAAGTAAACACTTGTTTCATCCTACGTTAACAAATGAATAATCCTGTGATTTCCGTTTTAGGCGGACGCCTTCCACGGGGGGAGCGATGAACCATCACCGTAGCTAACGCGTTGTTTGTGATGTTTCATCTGTCTCGCTCATCCCGCCGGAGTCGCCGCTCTTTACTACAATCAATGAAGTGAGTAGTACATTTAGTGAGATTTAGCATAGCCTATCGCTTAGAATGAAGGGATAATAGCAAACTGTATTCGTTGTTGTCATCTGTACTAATTGCCCCTAGCTTCGGTGGCAATTTCTGTATGAATAGATTCCGCCGTAGCGGAAATCAAGGTTGTTTCTATGGCTACTCTCCTTTAAAGGTCCAGGTTTCTTTTTCACCAAGGTTTTTTATTTTCAGAAAAAACATATTATTTTAGTGGGATTCGTTATATATTTATTAAGTGAATTAATTTCATAAAAGCATATTAAAAAGTGAAATCCAAACAAAGTTGATTTCTGCTCCAACGCCTTTGCATTTTTCGAAGCTAGCGTAGCGATGCAGAAACAGGCGGATGCTTTCCACGGCACGGCCTCAATCAAAAATATCGACATTTTGAAAAACGATTAAATAATCGTGATATCACATTTTTTATTGAAACAAGTAATTATGAAATTGTCTCAAAAACATTATTGTTCATAAAGGAGTATCTATGTTAACTACAAAACAATTAAAAGACATCGAAGCACTACAAAAAGAATGTGAAATACATGACAATATTCAGCTTAAGTTAAATTGGGATATGCTAAAAAGTCGTTCCGACAATAATTATGATTTCCTCGTGTATGACCAGGATGAGCTGATCGCTTTTCTGGGTTTATACCCCTTTGGTACGACTGTGGAGGTTTGTGGCATGGTAAAACCACGAGAACGTAGAAAACACCATTTCTCCAAGCAATTTACACAAGCTATAGCTTTTGCAAAGTTACAGGGCTTTCATAAAATTTTGTTAAATGCTCCCGCAGGTTCCGAAGAAGCAAAAGCATTTTTGGAGGCCAATAAAGCAGTTTATAGCTTTTCTGAGCATCAAATGAAATGGGAACAAAAGGATTTAGAAGAAGTTACGGGCTTCGCTTTACGAATAGCTGAACAAAAGGATCTTTCATTACGCATTCAGTTGAATGTCGAATCTTTTGGATTAGATGAAAAAAGTGCTTTAGAAATAGAAAATAGAGTAGATACTGAAATGGACAA is drawn from Psychrobacillus sp. INOP01 and contains these coding sequences:
- a CDS encoding SulP family inorganic anion transporter, translated to MQTLQQQWFGNIRGDILSGIVVALALIPEAIAFSIIAGVDPMVGLYASFCIAVIIAFVGGRPAMISAATGAMALVMVNLVADYGLNYLLAATILTGVIQILLGIFKIAKLMRFIPNSVMIGFVNALAILIFMAQVPHILGEGIITYIFVAVTLFIVYTVPRFFKAIPAPLIAIIILTAITFIFGIELKTIGDLGTITQSLPSFFLPDVPFNIETLQIILPYSLALAVVGLLESLLTSQIVDDMTDTKSDKNREARGQGIANFITGFFGGMAGCAMIGQSMINVKSGGRGRLSTLVAGLFLIFLIIVLGDLVVDIPMPVLVGIMVMVCIGTFDWGSFKYVVTAPRTDAIVMLVTVAIVVYTDNLAIGVVVGVILSALFFVASISKVKITEQDGTYIIEGPLFFASTQHFVQTIEQATADHITIDLSSSHLWDESSVGAIVKVVTKLEVQGKKITVKGLNPASETLYQKLLGISTSH
- a CDS encoding ribonuclease J, with the translated sequence MSTENNKVSIFALGGINEIGKNMYVIQTDDDIVVIDCGSKFPDETLLGIDLIIQDISYLLENEDKVRALIITHGHEDHIGGIPYFLKQLNIPIYATNLTLGLIEIKLKEHGLLRNTQLFLIDSDSKLRLGTIKTSFFRVSHSIPDCLGIAFHTSQGTIVHTGDFKFDMTPVDEQNPDIHKMAELGQNGVLLLLSESTNAERPGFTPSERKIAEHVEEAFRKAPRKIFISTFASNVHRVQTIVNAAIKTNRKLALLGRSMVNVVSVAMDRGYLNIPEGMLVDQNEINTMNPENIVILCTGSQGEPMAALSRLASSSYRQVEVLPEDTVIFAAGPIPGNEKSITRIIDNLYTLGAHVIYGSGNVTGMHVSGHACQEELKLMLTLMKPKYFIPIHGEYRMLHHHQLLAESVGVERKNIFIIQNGDVVDLVNEKAVQTRSVEAGNVFVDGFGIGDVGEIILRDRKLLSEDGMLVIVTTLSKANGKIISGPDTISRGFVYGPESEGLIHEVNQNVRSTVSKTRDTNRNQRVLKQNIKKSLEKLLYSRTKRKPMILPIIIEV
- a CDS encoding (4Fe-4S)-binding protein, which gives rise to MADTEENLVKQGYKQYHGDEIDIYFHPTKCTHAANCIKYLPSVFNVNKKPWIYPNGALREDGKRVVHNCPSDALKFIDKRTVH
- a CDS encoding GNAT family N-acetyltransferase, whose translation is MLTTKQLKDIEALQKECEIHDNIQLKLNWDMLKSRSDNNYDFLVYDQDELIAFLGLYPFGTTVEVCGMVKPRERRKHHFSKQFTQAIAFAKLQGFHKILLNAPAGSEEAKAFLEANKAVYSFSEHQMKWEQKDLEEVTGFALRIAEQKDLSLRIQLNVESFGLDEKSALEIENRVDTEMDNSVYIIDVQEDSVGKIRVKVEDNEAWIYGFCMLPHFRGKGIGRKVLQYVVKKYSTLGNTVHLEVETENTHALKLYESIGFQIVHAQDYYTYK